A genomic stretch from Microtus pennsylvanicus isolate mMicPen1 chromosome 9, mMicPen1.hap1, whole genome shotgun sequence includes:
- the Edf1 gene encoding endothelial differentiation-related factor 1: MAESDWDTVTVLRKKGPTAAQAKSKQAILAAQRRGEDVETSKKWAAGQNKQHSITKNTAKLDRETEELHHDRVTLEVGKVIQRGRQSKGLTQKDLATKINEKPQVIADYESGRAIPNNQVLGKIERAIGLKLRGKDIGKPIEKGPKAK, from the exons ATGGCCGAGAGCGACTGGGACACCGTGACGGTGCTGCGCAAGAAGGGCCCCACGGCCGCACAGGCTAAGTCTAAGCAG GCCATCTTAGCAGCTCAGAGACGAGGAGAAGATGTGGAGACATCCAAGAAAT GGGCTGCTGGCCAGAACAAGCAGCATTCCATCACTAAGAACACAGCCAAGCTAGACCGGGAGACAGAGGAGCTGCATCACGACAGGGTGACCCTGGAGGTGGGCAAAGTGATTCAGCGGGGCCGGCAGAGCAAGGGCCTGACGCAGAAGGACCTGGCCACG AAAATCAATGAAAAGCCGCAAGTCATCGCAGACTATGAAAGTGGACGGGCCATTCCGAATAACCAGGTTTTGGGCAAAATTGAGAGAGCCATCG GCCTCAAGCTCCGGGGGAAGGACATCGGGAAGCCTATCGAGAAGGGGCCGAAGGCGAAATGA